Genomic segment of Marmota flaviventris isolate mMarFla1 chromosome 4, mMarFla1.hap1, whole genome shotgun sequence:
AATATTTAAGATGAAATCTGAATGACAGCAAATGACAATGCAAAGACAGAGGCAAGCGTCTGGGCAGAGAGGCCAGTTGGTGCAAATGCTCACATTCAGCTTTGAACTTAAGTTGTCTGCAAATATGTCTTCCCCTTGTCCTAGCTCTGTGTCATGTCCCAAGAAGATATTTGACAAATTTCCTGGATGATGAGGGAAAAGTGAGTTTACCCAGGGTTATAGGTCTTTCATGTCTCCACCCTGGCCCTGCAATAAATGAAACCCAAATGAAGGGATGAGAACAATGGATACAGAGATGTATGctagtgtgtgcatgtgtgcgtgtgcatgaACACATGTGTTTGTCTGGTATAACATCTGTGCATGTTTGTTTTGGAAATAAGTATCTAGATGGAACCGTGCTGAGAGCTTGTGACTCTATAGGATCAGAGTGACTGAGCTGTACGAATGGATGTGTGGGTGGGACAGGTGAAGGAGGAGTTGGTTTACTATGGAGACACTGCCTAGAACTGTTCTGGAGACCCCACCAGCAGCCCAGGAGAACTACCTAGTTATAGCAGCTCCAAGAATGGTTGTTTattagaatttaatttaattttcatttattcattaattttttgcaGGGCTATGGGTGGcatccagggcctcatatatgcaagACAAGTGTTGTACTGctaaactacatctccagcccaggaTAGTTGTTTATTAATCTGGGGTTGAAGGCCAGGCCAGTGTGGTTCTTGGTTACCAGCCTAATTGGGCCTGACATTGTTGCGGCAGCTGCCAGAAGCCTGAGCTGGAGGGCTCCCTTCCCTGCATTGCCTCTGTGCCGGGTAAGTCATTTCTGGAGGAAAGAGGTGGAGACCTGGGCCTACAGTCTGGCTTCATGGCTTGAACCTGGTGAGGACTGAGTAGAAGTTTTAGAAGGGTCAATAGGCCCACCTGGGCTTCTGACTCTATGATCCAAGGCATCTGTGTCTTTCTTGGATCCACTTGACCATCTGCAAGCTAAAGGTGGTCTTTTCCAAAGGAAGTGATGAGTGGGGTGTGAGTGCACCAGTACCATATAGAAACCTTGACTGTGGACTCCAGGACCaacaggaaagggagggagggaggggaaagatgTCAAAGGATTGATCACGGGAGTTCCCTTTCAACCGGACCTCTCTCCAACTGGTCCTGGAGAAAGGGAAGGTGAAGGGCCCTGACAGGCCAGGGGAGGCAAGCACAGGTAGCAGCATATGCTGACTCAACAaaatgagatgattttttttcccttgacttTCTCCACTCTGAGGTAAGGACCATGTTCCTGTTTCCATTACTCCCTGTCTTTCTCCTGAGTGTGGTGACAGTGGCCTCAGAAACAAAAACATGTGAGGATGCCCAGAAGACCTGCTCTGTGATTACCTGTGGGATCCCTGTCACCAACGGCACTCCAGGCAGAGATGGGCGAGATGGACTCAAGGGAGAAAAGGGAGAGCCAGGTACATGACGGGCTGCTCTGTCTTCCTGAATGTCGCCAGCAGGGGACTGTTCCACATGAGGGATATAGCAGAGACCTGGGGAGGCTCAGCTTTTATTATGGTGGATATTAGTGCACCTGACTAGTCCCTATAACACATCACTGCCTTCCAAACAAAGGTGCTCTCTGGCTCTCCAAGATTCCACACTTCCATAGAAATTGGGGGTGTGTGATTGACTTCAGGACAGCCTTCTTGCCCTGGGATGCAGAAGCACTTTCTTCTCTGAGTCACTACTAGTTCCCTGGTTCTTTCCTGGGGTCAGTGTGAATCAAGTGTTAGGGAAAATGAGTAATGATCATGGGTCATTGTTCCTTGCTTTGTAACAGGTCAAGGGCTCAGAGGTTTGCAGGGCCCTCCAGGGAAACTGGGGCCTCCAGGAAATACAGGGGCACCTGGGGCTCCAGGACCAAGAGGCCAAAAAGGAGATCGTGGAGATAGTTCGGGTAAGGAGCACACCCCAGTAAGATCTGggaactaataaattaaaaaaaaaagaaatttgtgtatttaaaacaaaaataaataaacaaataaataaaaacaaaagttatatTTCAACCCCCCAAAAATTATTATAACATTACCATAAGCAAAAGGTGAAGAAAAGAATCCAGGATTATAGTCACAAGTTGCTAAGGGTGACTAAGTCTATTAGTCAACTTTTCTCACTGTGAGAAAATCAACCTAAAGTAGAAAAGACTAATTTGGCCCATGGTTTTAGAGGAGTCCATTTGTGCTCTCAGGCTCCACTGTTTCTGGGTCTGTGAggaagtagaacatcatggcagaagggtgtagtGAAACAAAGCTGcccacctcatggcagccagaagcaAAAGGAGAGGTAGGGAGGAGTGGGGACAAGATATGTCCTCAAGGACaaagcccccagtgacctacttcctcctaaAGTGTCCACTATCCCCCAATAATGCCACCAGCtggggacactccagatccaaatGATAACATCAAGATATAACTGGGAAGACAGAaatacagttaatttttttttgcttcattttgatttcttgtttttttttttttgcaacaagcTTACATTTaagtaagccaaaaaaaaaaatccttttccaaAATATTCTGTTCTCCAATTTGAGGTCTTCTTACTAAATACCCTTGTCTCTATTGCTTTGCAGCTGCTGAGACTAAACTGGCTAACTTAGAGAGAGAGATAAGGAACCTGAAATCAGAATTGGACCACATCAAAAAGTGTAAGTCTTTTCTCTGCCCCCAACATGTACTTGACACTCACTTTTTTCTTCAGCATGAACTAGATTTGGAGGGAGAGTGGAAGAGAAAGAACTAACACTTAGGAATACTCAATACATACCAGGGTCTGTGCTGGGTTGTCATTTTCCTGTAATAGGGTTTCATTCAATCCGCTCACCAATGTTAGTTGTGGTTGTTATATGTGTTTTGTCTGCAGATGAGGAAAAAGAATTTCAGGAAGCATAGGGAACTTATTCCACATCACACTGCCAGCAAGGGGCAGGGGAAGAAGTGAAGAGGGATCTGTTGTCTCCAAAGTCTTTGCTCCTTTCTTGACATCCACTGTTCCTACATGGTTGTTGGTACCTGATCCTGTCAGTGAGGCCCAAGCATGTCTTCTCTGTCCACCAAGTGCCAGGGTAGTTTTTAACCAATGTAGGTCTCAAGGATGGGATCTGGCTGTCTGCCAGAGGTTATGTCCCTTCCATGACTCTACAGCTGGGAAATGGCCTCCTCATAGTCTCTGTCAGAGGGCATTCGCTTGGGCATGGTACTATTTTTTAGAGTCCAGTTCCCAGAGAAGGGCTTTTTCACCTACTGTCCTGAGCTGGGCTCCAGTCAGCCTCATCTACTCTTTGTGATTTCAGTGCAAGCCTTCTCTTTGGGCAAAAAGTCTGGAAAGAAGTTCTACGTGACCAATGGTGAAAATATGCCTTTTTCCAAAGCGAAGGCTTGGTGCACAGAGCTCCAGGCCACTGTGGCTGCCCCCAAGAATGCTGAGGAGAACAAGAACATCCAACAGGTGGCCAGAGACAATGCCTTCCTGGGTATCACAGATGAGGTTACAGAAGGCCAGTTTATGTATGTGACAGGAGGGAGGCTAACCTACAGCAACTGGAAGGCGAGTGAGCCTAATAACTATGGCTCAGGGGAGGACTGTGTGATTCTCTTGAAGGATGGACTCTGGAATGATGTTTCCTGCTCGTCCTCCTACCTGGTTGTCTGTGAGTTCCCAGCCTAAAGCACCTCATTTCTCTGGCCCTTCCTTGTCTCCCTGCTGAGCTCTATGCTGCTTCAAAAGAGAATTCAGTGCTGGTTTCCCATGGCTAGAGTTAAGTCATTCCTGTTTGGAGAAGGAACTAGAGTGAAGGAGGCATATTTAATCGTGGGATGGGGAAATGGCAGAAGCTAACTATGGGGCACAAGGATCTGGTCCAGCCCAGGGGCATTGTCTTATCAGAACAGTACTGAAGCAGATTCAGCCATTGGAAGGGCCAAATAAACTCTCTTCTTTTACAGTGAGGACACTCAACCTGCCAGAGGGACCCGTGGAGTGCCATACCTGTGTTAGAATAGATAGTAGATCTCAGGGACAAAGACATCCAATTCCTTCTTTCCAATAATTGCACTCCTTGGTGCCAATTCTCCTTTCCTAAACCCTTTCCCAGGGCCAGCCTAGCACTCTTCATGCTATGGATATTGTCTCTTGGTTTCATGAGTCACCCCCGGGTACCTTCCACTTTCTGACTATAGTATCTGGCAATATCCATATGAGTGACAACTATTAGTCCTAAGAATCCCCTTACCCCACTCAACTTCCTGTGGCTTTTCTTTAGCCACTAGAGTGAACTTAAGGGCAAAGAACATCTTTTCCTTCCTGCATAATTTTAAGGGGATGATTCAGCATCATGGTACACACCAGCAGCATGGGAGGAGACAATTGCAGGGTGTGCCCTTCTCACAgacattgttagtctctgtccCCACTGTCCCTTCCTTTCATGGTAACATTCTATCTCCATTGTGGGTCAGTGTCCCATTATTAGTATACACAAGAGGACAAACTCTCCCCAAGTGAGTTCTATACCCTAAGGGTCCAATTCTGCAGGACCAGCCAATCAGCAAATGCAATCTCCTCTGAGCAGCATTCTGCTGTggttttggctcatgattctgctTAACCATGGAGGTTTTTCAACTACCTCAGGGTGAGGAGATCTGAGATTTCAAAGCATCTATGCAGCAAACCAGGAGAAGAGGATGAATTGCAACTCCAGCTGCATGCCCATCACAAAATGAGAttggaaaataattcataaatggAACAAGGGCCACTTTCACTTAGTGAAAAGTTTTTGGTaatctttgttttctgctttatttctctttgtatCTGAACTACCAAGAGACGCACTCGGTGGCTAATAACTCTAGactaatatttgttaaatgaatatatCAAAGAATTACAAATGAACAAATGGATCGGCTACCGAGAAGTGACTGTCAGGTCATACTTCTTCCTgccaggaggtgggggtgggggacctTCTGCAGAACTGTTCAGGCAGGCGTGGGAGTTGGATTGGGACATGCTGAAGGTACTGGGGCCAGCAGGGTAAAAGTGATAGGACTTTTGTCCTTGGCCTCTAGCACACCTAGATTGTCACATTACCAAATTTTCTTTAGCTACTGTGATTGGCATTTTTGTGAAAACATTTTTGTGAAATACAGCAGAACAATTCACTACTTTTAATTAGAATCCAGGCTACTTACCAGTGGCATTGGAAACTGCTTAAAACTTAGAGGCACCTATGAAACCATGTattaaggaaaatagaaaaaggaaagactagagactttttagaaaatgaaaaatatatatgtatgatgaCCCAGAATGACTGTAACCAGAACATAAGTTTCACCTAAATTTTCTCACAGCTACAACAGCTAAATTTTCTCACAGCTACAATAGGTAACTCTTACataattctttcttatttatggTAAGGGTGAGGGGTTGTTATGGTATACCCAAGACGAAAGTCCCTTTTGTTATACCGTGCATAAAGGACAGTCGCTACGCTATAAAACTGCAGAAGATGCAGTTTTGTCAGCTGCAGGGATGGTTTCCCAACAGGTGAGGGTCACTGGCTCAGTTCCGGAAATGCAATAAAAACTTTTAGGACAAGCTCAAGCTCTTCTGTTGTCCTCTCAGTcagtttctgtttattttgtctCCCAGCCCCCTTCCTCCTACATCCCTCCATTACTAGAGCTTCACATTCCTGCCCCAAGAGTTCTCTCTGCCACAGGGAcccatcctcctcctctcctgccctATCCCTGGTCACTTAGAGAGTCCCTGCTGGTTCTCTCAGCCCACCCTGCAGGGCATGCAGTTTTCCCAAATGGATAGAGCTTGTTCTTCCCCTGATACAGCACTTGATGGTCCTTTCAGAGCTCCTCTCTCTATATGTCTATCCCCTTCCCACCACCATTTTGACCTCAACCTAGAactatctctctttctctgtattcACTTTCCAATGGACCCCTATCAGGTAGCTTTGGAGAAGGTAAGTTCATCTTAAAATATGGAATTCTTGTAAGAGTCCAAAGATAGAAATTACAGATCACCCAGGCCTCCCAGCATACCtagaacaagaaagaaatgatggGTTCAAGGTGTCCCTCCagtctctttttccctctcctccaaAGGCTGAAGGCAGATGGTTCTTTACTAAAGGATATACAATGATTGACATCTCTTTCATaccattttagtcagcttttgcattgctgtggATAAAATTGCCACttgaggaggaagtttattttggctcatggttttagaggccTATGGTTGgtcaactccatg
This window contains:
- the LOC114096396 gene encoding mannose-binding protein A-like produces the protein MFLFPLLPVFLLSVVTVASETKTCEDAQKTCSVITCGIPVTNGTPGRDGRDGLKGEKGEPGQGLRGLQGPPGKLGPPGNTGAPGAPGPRGQKGDRGDSSAAETKLANLEREIRNLKSELDHIKKLQAFSLGKKSGKKFYVTNGENMPFSKAKAWCTELQATVAAPKNAEENKNIQQVARDNAFLGITDEVTEGQFMYVTGGRLTYSNWKASEPNNYGSGEDCVILLKDGLWNDVSCSSSYLVVCEFPA